From a single Dehalococcoidia bacterium genomic region:
- a CDS encoding LysR family transcriptional regulator, whose protein sequence is MRTHGSLLVDLSVRQLRAFVTVADSNSYAEAAERLHYTEPAVHAQIKRLEAMLGLRLFERSGRRVRLTAEGRALLSPCQAALAEIDRLDNAAQHVLRSRRIVIAAGPVTGSYLLPPLVRHFARGEPDILVELITAPASEILDLVATGAADVGVSGSLDQFQLPEGVSVRFWLDEPFSLHTGGEARQELSGTPVVYNMAQANGPLKRLRECLAERGIMRLETRFLSSADAVKGACAAGLGFALLPRRATILERRAGLLREVEGLAGAITGHVWVSESGAGERPPECERFVRFLYEAVDGLGAILAGGEPEAEPVVAGAGARRTP, encoded by the coding sequence GTGAGAACTCACGGATCGTTACTGGTTGATCTCTCCGTGCGCCAGTTGCGGGCGTTCGTCACCGTGGCGGACAGCAACTCGTACGCGGAGGCGGCCGAACGCCTGCACTACACCGAGCCGGCCGTGCACGCGCAGATCAAGCGGCTGGAGGCGATGCTCGGCCTGCGCCTGTTCGAGCGCTCCGGCCGGCGCGTGCGCCTCACGGCCGAGGGGCGGGCGCTGCTCTCCCCCTGCCAGGCGGCGCTGGCGGAGATCGACCGGCTGGACAACGCCGCGCAGCATGTGCTGCGCTCGCGGCGCATCGTGATCGCCGCCGGGCCGGTCACGGGCTCGTACCTGCTGCCGCCGCTGGTGCGGCACTTCGCACGGGGCGAGCCGGACATCCTGGTCGAGCTGATCACGGCGCCGGCGAGCGAGATCCTCGACCTCGTGGCCACGGGCGCGGCCGATGTCGGCGTCTCCGGCAGCCTCGACCAGTTTCAGCTGCCGGAGGGCGTCTCCGTACGCTTCTGGCTGGACGAGCCCTTCTCGCTGCATACCGGCGGCGAGGCGCGGCAGGAGCTGAGCGGCACGCCGGTGGTCTACAACATGGCCCAGGCCAACGGCCCGCTGAAGCGGCTGCGCGAATGCCTGGCCGAGCGCGGCATCATGCGGCTGGAAACGCGCTTTCTCAGCTCGGCCGACGCGGTGAAAGGCGCCTGCGCCGCCGGGCTTGGCTTCGCGTTGCTGCCGCGCCGCGCCACGATCCTCGAACGCCGCGCCGGCTTGCTGCGCGAGGTCGAAGGACTGGCCGGCGCGATCACCGGCCACGTCTGGGTCAGCGAGTCGGGCGCGGGCGAGCGCCCGCCGGAATGCGAGCGCTTCGTGCGCTTTCTCTACGAGGCGGTGGACGGGCTGGGCGCGATCCTCGCCGGCGGCGAGCCTGAGGCAGAGCCGGTTGTGGCGGGGGCAGGCGCACGGCGCACGCCGTGA